The window GGGGCGAGGACACGGTGCGGGCCCGGCAGGCGGTGGCGATGACCGCGCATGCCCGCTGGATGTACGCCGCCGCGCTCGCCCGTACCGAGACCCGCGGCATGGCCAAGCGGCTCGACTTCCCTGAACAGGACCCCGGGCAGCACCACCGCATCGTCACCGGCGGCCTGGACCGGGTGTGGACGCGCACCGAAACCCTGCGGACAGCGCTGGAGGTGGCTTCATGATCGAGCTGGTCTCGGCGGAGCGCTGCATCGCCTGCGACAAGTGCGTCAAGGTCTGCCCGACCGACGTCTTCGACCGGGGCGCGGACGGCATCCCGGTGCTCGCCCGCCGTGACGACTGCCAGACCTGCTTCCAGTGCGAGGCGAACTGCCCCGTCGACGCCCTGTACGTGGCGCCCCTGACCCGCCCGCTGCCCGACGACTCCCCCGCCCGGAACGAGGAGCACCTGGACCGGACCGGCCTGCTCGGCAGTTACCGCCGGGACATCGGCTGGGGACGAGGCCGCACGCCCGGCGCGCTGCGGGGCGTAGGCCCTCCGCTCGGGCCGCCGGGGTCCACCGGCCCCTCCGCGCCCATCACCTCCTGACCGCCCGCGACCGCTCACCGATCACCGATCACCCACACCGGAAGGACACCCGCGCCATGACCACCAGCACCGACTTCGACATCATCAGGATCGGCGGCCGTATCGGCGCCGAGATCCTCGGAGTCGACCTCTCCGCCGACCTCGCCCCCGCCATCGTCACCGAGATCAACTCCGCGCTTCTGGAACACAAGGCGCTGGTCTTCCGCGGCCAGCACCTCGACGACGCCGGCCAGCTCCGCTTCGCCTCCCTGTTCGGCGAGCTCACCACCGCGCACCCCACCGTCCCGTCCGTCGACGGCCAGCCCCACATCCTGCCCGTCGACGGCGAAGAGGGCATCCGCGCCAACCAGTGGCACACCGACGTCACCTTCGTACGCACCCCGCCGAAGGCGTCCACACTGCGCGGCATCGTGATCCCGCCCTACGGCGGCAACACCCTCATCGCCAACTCGGCGGCCGCGTACCGGGACCTTCCCGTGCCGCTGCGCGAGCTCGCAGACAAGCTGTGGGCGGTGCACACCAACGACTACGACTACGCGGCGCCGAGGAACGAAAAGGCGGCCGAGCACCGCAAGCGGTTCGTCTCCCGGAAGTACCGCACCGCCCACCCGGTGGTCCGCGTCCATCCCGAGACCGGGGAACGCGGACTGTTCATCGGCGGGTTCGCGCAGAGCATCGTCGGGCTCGGCCCGTCCGAGTCGCGGGATCTGCTGCGCCTGTTCCAGTCGTACGTCACCCGCCCGGAGAACATCGTGCGGGTGGCCTGGCAGCCCGGCGACCTCGTGCTGTTCGACAACCGCATCACCCAGCACTACGCCCCCGACGACTACGGCGACCTGCCGCGTCTGCTGCACCGCGTGACCGTCGCCGGGGACATCCCGGCCGGCATCGACGGCACGCTCAGCCATGTCATCGAGGGCGACGACGCCACCCACTACACACCCGCCTCGGCATGAGCCCCGGCCGCTGGGAGCGTCGACGATCGGCACCCCCAGCGGCCCTCACTCACGCCCGGCGCCCGATGCGGCGCAGCAGCACAATGCCTGCGATGACCAGGACGGATCCGGCTGCGGCAGGCCACAGTTTCGCGCCCGTGTCGGCGAGTGAGCCGCCGGCCGTCTGCGGTTCGGTTCCGTCCGACTGCGACTGGTCGGCTCCGACGGGGGCCGGGGCCTGGGTCGGCGTGGCCGTCGCCGATCCGATCGCCTCGGCCGGTTCGGTCTCGGCCGGGTCTTCAGCGGTCGGGGTCGGTGATGGGGTGGCGTAGGTCTTCGGCTTGTCGGCGGTGGCGGACGGGGTTGCGTCAGCCGGGGGCTCGTTGCTCGGCGTGGCGGCCGGGGGCGCCTGCGTCGCGGGCTCGGTCTGACCGTCGTCGCCGGTCGGGGTCGGGTCAGCAGGCTCCTGCGGCTCCTCGGGCTGCTCGGTCTCCTGCGGCTGCTCCGGCTGCTGGGTCTCCTGCGGCTCCTCCGGTTCCTGCGGCTCTTCCGGCTGCTGCGGTTCCTCCGGCAGCGCCCCGCCGTCGCACTGCCGGCCCTCATTGATGCAGTCGACCATCTCGCGCATCAGGTCCTCGTCGAAGACGTTGATGAAGTCGCCGTGGTCCGTGACGGGCTTGTGCAGCTGCTCGGGGAAGGCGTCGACCGCGAAGAGCGGGGTCGTACGGCCGCCGTCGTCGAGGCTCGGGGCGTCGACGTCGTAGACGATGCGCTGGACCAGTTGCGGGATGGCCTGGAAGCCGGCCGGGCAGGTGCCGTCGGCCGCGGCGAAGGCCACGTGGGTGCGGTGGTTGGCGCTGTCGATGTTGCGGCCGTC of the Streptomyces sp. NBC_00287 genome contains:
- a CDS encoding ferredoxin family protein is translated as MIELVSAERCIACDKCVKVCPTDVFDRGADGIPVLARRDDCQTCFQCEANCPVDALYVAPLTRPLPDDSPARNEEHLDRTGLLGSYRRDIGWGRGRTPGALRGVGPPLGPPGSTGPSAPITS
- a CDS encoding TauD/TfdA dioxygenase family protein, producing MTTSTDFDIIRIGGRIGAEILGVDLSADLAPAIVTEINSALLEHKALVFRGQHLDDAGQLRFASLFGELTTAHPTVPSVDGQPHILPVDGEEGIRANQWHTDVTFVRTPPKASTLRGIVIPPYGGNTLIANSAAAYRDLPVPLRELADKLWAVHTNDYDYAAPRNEKAAEHRKRFVSRKYRTAHPVVRVHPETGERGLFIGGFAQSIVGLGPSESRDLLRLFQSYVTRPENIVRVAWQPGDLVLFDNRITQHYAPDDYGDLPRLLHRVTVAGDIPAGIDGTLSHVIEGDDATHYTPASA